One stretch of Cedecea neteri DNA includes these proteins:
- the dxs gene encoding 1-deoxy-D-xylulose-5-phosphate synthase: MSFDIAKYPTLALVDASPDLRVLPKESLPKLCDELRRYLLDSVSRSSGHFASGLGTVELTVALHYVYNTPFDQLIWDVGHQAYPHKILTGRRDKIGTIRQKGGLHPFPWRAESEYDVLSVGHSSTSISAGIGIAVAAEKEGKDRKTVCVIGDGAITAGMAFEAMNHAGDIRPDMLVVLNDNEMSISENVGALNNHLAQLLSGKLYSTLREGGKKVFSGVPPIKELLKRTEEHIKGMVVPGTLFEELGFNYIGPIDGHDVIGLVNTLKNMRSLKGPQFLHIMTKKGRGYAPAEKDPISFHAVPKFDPQSGTLPKSTGGLPSYSKIFGNWLCETAAHDDKLMAITPAMREGSGMVEFSRQYPAQYFDVAIAEQHAVTFAAGLAIGGYKPVVAIYSTFLQRAYDQVIHDVAIQKLPVMFAIDRAGIVGADGQTHQGAFDISFLRCIPDMVIMTPSDENECRLMLHTGYHYSEGPSAVRYPRGTGTGAELTPLSELPIGKGIVKREGEKIALLNFGTLLPEAAAAAEALNATLVDMRFAKPLDEALILELAAGHDSLVTIEENAIMGGAGSGVNEVLMAHRKPVPVLNLGLPDFFIPQGTQEEARAAIGLDAAGIEAKIRGWLS, translated from the coding sequence ATGAGTTTTGATATCGCCAAATACCCGACCCTTGCTCTGGTGGATGCCAGCCCGGATCTGCGAGTGCTGCCTAAAGAAAGCTTACCTAAGCTTTGCGATGAGCTGCGCCGCTATCTGCTAGACAGCGTAAGCCGTTCCAGCGGGCACTTTGCCTCCGGACTTGGTACGGTCGAACTGACCGTGGCGCTGCATTACGTCTATAACACGCCGTTCGATCAACTCATCTGGGACGTAGGCCACCAGGCCTATCCGCACAAAATTCTGACCGGCCGCCGCGATAAAATTGGCACCATTCGCCAGAAAGGTGGCCTGCATCCGTTCCCGTGGCGGGCGGAAAGCGAGTACGACGTGCTGAGCGTGGGTCACTCCTCCACCTCTATTAGTGCAGGCATCGGGATCGCCGTTGCCGCGGAAAAAGAAGGTAAAGACCGTAAAACCGTCTGCGTGATCGGCGACGGTGCAATCACCGCCGGCATGGCCTTCGAGGCGATGAACCACGCGGGCGATATCCGCCCGGACATGCTTGTCGTGCTTAACGATAACGAGATGTCGATTTCCGAGAACGTAGGCGCGCTGAACAACCATCTGGCGCAGCTGCTTTCCGGCAAGCTTTATTCGACGCTGCGCGAAGGCGGCAAGAAAGTCTTCTCTGGCGTACCGCCGATTAAAGAGCTGCTGAAGCGCACCGAAGAACACATCAAAGGCATGGTCGTGCCGGGTACGCTGTTTGAAGAACTCGGCTTTAACTACATCGGCCCAATCGACGGCCATGATGTGATTGGCCTGGTGAATACGCTGAAGAACATGCGCAGCCTGAAAGGCCCGCAGTTCCTGCATATCATGACCAAAAAAGGGCGTGGCTACGCGCCTGCGGAAAAAGATCCGATCAGCTTCCACGCCGTACCAAAGTTCGATCCGCAGAGCGGAACGCTGCCGAAAAGCACCGGCGGCCTGCCGAGCTACTCGAAGATTTTCGGCAACTGGCTGTGCGAAACCGCAGCCCACGATGACAAGCTGATGGCCATCACCCCGGCCATGCGTGAAGGCTCCGGCATGGTGGAGTTTTCGCGCCAGTATCCTGCCCAATATTTTGACGTGGCGATTGCCGAGCAGCACGCGGTGACCTTCGCAGCAGGCCTGGCGATTGGCGGCTATAAGCCGGTCGTTGCCATCTACTCCACCTTCCTGCAGCGTGCTTACGACCAGGTGATTCACGACGTCGCCATTCAAAAGCTGCCGGTGATGTTCGCCATCGATCGCGCCGGGATTGTCGGTGCCGACGGCCAGACGCACCAGGGCGCCTTTGATATCTCCTTCCTGCGCTGCATTCCGGACATGGTTATCATGACCCCGAGCGACGAAAACGAATGTCGCCTGATGCTGCATACCGGCTACCACTACAGCGAAGGCCCAAGCGCCGTACGCTATCCACGCGGTACCGGTACCGGTGCAGAGCTGACACCGCTTTCTGAACTGCCGATTGGTAAAGGTATAGTGAAGCGCGAAGGCGAAAAAATTGCGCTGCTGAACTTTGGGACTTTACTGCCTGAAGCCGCCGCCGCCGCCGAAGCACTCAACGCCACGCTGGTCGATATGCGTTTTGCTAAACCGCTGGATGAAGCACTGATTCTGGAGCTTGCAGCAGGCCACGATTCACTGGTGACCATTGAAGAAAACGCCATTATGGGCGGAGCTGGCAGCGGCGTGAACGAAGTACTGATGGCGCACCGCAAACCTGTGCCCGTACTCAACCTCGGCCTGCCTGATTTCTTCATTCCTCAGGGTACCCAGGAAGAAGCGCGCGCCGCGATTGGCCTTGATGCCGCCGGTATCGAAGCTAAGATTCGGGGCTGGCTAAGTTAA
- the yajL gene encoding protein deglycase YajL: MSAQALVCLAPGTEETEAVTTIDLLVRAGIKVTTASVAPDGDLKIVCSRGVKLLADAQLVEVADGDFDIIVLPGGLKGAECFRDSPLLVETVRQFHLSGRIVAAICAAAGTVLVPHELFPIGNMTGFPGLKDTIPEGQWQDKRVVWDPRVNLLTSQGPGTAIDFALKIIDLLVSREKAHEVSQQLVLAAGIYSFRDYQ, from the coding sequence ATGAGCGCACAAGCGCTGGTCTGCCTGGCACCTGGCACTGAAGAGACCGAAGCGGTTACGACTATCGATCTGCTGGTCCGGGCCGGAATCAAGGTGACGACTGCAAGCGTAGCCCCCGACGGCGACCTGAAAATTGTTTGCTCACGCGGCGTGAAGCTGCTGGCGGATGCGCAGCTGGTTGAGGTTGCCGACGGTGACTTCGACATCATCGTGCTGCCCGGCGGCCTTAAAGGCGCTGAATGCTTCCGCGACAGCCCATTGCTGGTCGAAACCGTACGCCAGTTTCATCTGTCTGGCCGTATTGTGGCGGCGATTTGCGCGGCAGCGGGGACGGTGCTGGTCCCGCACGAGCTGTTCCCGATAGGCAACATGACAGGTTTTCCTGGCCTGAAAGACACCATCCCGGAAGGACAATGGCAGGATAAACGCGTTGTCTGGGATCCACGCGTCAACCTGCTCACCAGCCAGGGGCCGGGAACCGCGATTGATTTTGCGTTGAAGATTATCGACCTGCTGGTGAGCCGCGAGAAGGCTCATGAAGTGTCGCAGCAGCTGGTGCTGGCGGCGGGGATTTATAGCTTCAGGGATTATCAGTAA
- the xseB gene encoding exodeoxyribonuclease VII small subunit codes for MPKKTESPASFETALVELEQIVTRLESGDLALEEALNEFERGVQLARQGQVKLQQAEQRVQILLSDSEDASLTPFTPDAE; via the coding sequence ATGCCGAAAAAAACTGAATCCCCGGCCAGCTTCGAAACCGCGCTGGTCGAACTGGAGCAAATAGTTACTCGTCTGGAAAGCGGCGACCTCGCCCTGGAAGAGGCGTTAAACGAATTTGAACGCGGCGTGCAGCTGGCTCGCCAGGGGCAAGTGAAACTCCAGCAGGCGGAGCAGCGCGTACAGATCCTACTGAGCGACAGCGAAGACGCCTCTCTGACTCCTTTTACCCCGGACGCCGAGTAA
- the ispA gene encoding (2E,6E)-farnesyl diphosphate synthase, with the protein MDFNQQLQAHVVRVNDAISRFLAPLPFQNSPLVEAMHYGSLLGGKRLRPFLVYATGEMFGVADEALDAPAAAVECIHAYSLIHDDLPAMDNDDLRRGQPTCHIKFGEENAILAGDALQTLAFSILSDAPMPGVEIADRLAMVSELATASGVAGMCGGQALDLAAEGKQIDLAALERIHLHKTGALIRAAVRLGALSAGERGRKALPILDRYAASIGLAFQVQDDILDVIGDTAVIGKRQGADQQLGKSTYPALLGLEQAQAKAQDLYQEALQALAELAELSLDTAALEALANYIIHRDK; encoded by the coding sequence ATGGATTTCAATCAACAGCTTCAGGCCCATGTTGTTCGGGTCAATGACGCCATTTCACGCTTTCTGGCGCCGCTGCCGTTTCAGAACAGTCCACTGGTTGAAGCGATGCACTATGGCTCACTATTAGGCGGTAAGCGCCTGCGCCCTTTCCTGGTGTACGCCACCGGTGAAATGTTTGGCGTAGCGGACGAAGCGCTGGATGCACCGGCCGCCGCCGTGGAATGTATTCACGCGTACTCCCTGATCCACGATGATTTACCGGCGATGGACAACGATGATTTACGTCGCGGTCAGCCAACCTGCCACATTAAATTTGGCGAAGAGAACGCAATTCTGGCCGGCGACGCCCTGCAAACGCTGGCGTTTTCTATACTGAGTGATGCGCCAATGCCGGGCGTTGAGATTGCCGATCGCTTAGCTATGGTTTCAGAACTGGCAACCGCCAGCGGCGTGGCGGGCATGTGCGGCGGTCAGGCGCTGGATTTGGCCGCCGAAGGCAAGCAAATTGATCTGGCGGCGCTGGAGCGTATCCATCTGCATAAAACCGGTGCTCTGATTCGCGCGGCGGTTCGCCTGGGCGCATTAAGTGCCGGAGAGCGAGGGCGCAAAGCCCTGCCGATTCTGGATCGCTATGCCGCAAGTATCGGCCTCGCCTTCCAGGTGCAGGATGATATTCTCGACGTGATTGGTGATACCGCTGTCATTGGCAAACGCCAGGGGGCCGATCAACAGCTGGGCAAAAGTACCTACCCGGCGCTGCTGGGGCTTGAACAGGCTCAGGCAAAAGCGCAGGATCTCTATCAGGAAGCACTGCAGGCTCTGGCCGAGCTTGCTGAGCTGTCGCTGGACACGGCGGCACTGGAAGCGCTGGCAAACTACATTATCCACCGTGATAAATAA
- the thiI gene encoding tRNA uracil 4-sulfurtransferase ThiI: protein MKFIIKLFPEITIKSQSVRIRFIKMLTGNIRNVLKHYDESLAVVRHWDNIEVRAKDENQRIAIREALTRIPGIHHILEVEDVPYTDMHNIFEQALELYRDKLEGKSFCVRVKRRGKHEFSSIEVERYVGGGLNQHIESARVKLNDPDVTVNLEIENDRLLLVKGRYEGIGGFPIGTQEDVLSLISGGFDSGVSSYMLMRRGCRVHYCFFNLGGAAHEIGVKQVAHYLWNRFGSSHRVRFVAINFEPVVGEILEKVEDGQMGVVLKRMFVRAASQVAERYGVQALVTGEALGQVSSQTLTNLRLIDNVSDTLILRPLISHDKEHIIDLAREIGTADFARTMPEYCGVISKSPTVKAVKAKIEEEEQKFDFSILERVVAEATNIDIRDIATQTQQEVVEVETVKAFGPNEVLLDIRSNDEVDEKPFVQEGVEVVALPFYKLSTKFGDLDQSKTYLLWCERGVMSRLQALYLSEQGFKNIKVYRP from the coding sequence ATGAAGTTTATCATTAAATTGTTCCCGGAAATCACCATCAAGAGCCAATCTGTGCGCATTCGCTTTATTAAGATGCTCACCGGGAATATTCGTAACGTTTTAAAACACTACGACGAGAGCCTGGCGGTCGTTCGCCACTGGGACAACATCGAAGTTCGCGCCAAAGATGAAAACCAGCGTATCGCGATTCGTGAAGCGCTGACCCGCATTCCGGGTATTCATCACATCCTTGAAGTAGAGGATGTACCGTACACCGACATGCATAACATCTTTGAGCAGGCGCTGGAACTTTATCGCGATAAGCTGGAAGGTAAGAGCTTCTGCGTGCGCGTAAAACGTCGCGGTAAACACGAATTTAGCTCTATTGAGGTTGAGCGCTACGTTGGCGGCGGCCTGAATCAGCACATTGAATCCGCGCGCGTTAAGCTCAACGATCCGGATGTGACGGTTAACCTGGAGATCGAAAACGATCGCCTGCTGCTGGTTAAAGGCCGCTACGAAGGCATCGGCGGTTTCCCTATTGGTACCCAGGAAGACGTGCTGTCGCTGATTTCCGGTGGTTTCGACTCCGGCGTTTCCAGCTATATGCTGATGCGTCGCGGCTGTCGCGTGCATTACTGCTTCTTTAACCTTGGCGGTGCCGCGCACGAAATCGGCGTTAAGCAGGTGGCTCACTACCTGTGGAACCGTTTCGGCAGCTCTCACCGCGTGCGCTTCGTGGCGATCAACTTTGAGCCGGTGGTCGGCGAGATCCTCGAGAAAGTTGAAGACGGCCAGATGGGCGTGGTGCTGAAGCGTATGTTTGTGCGTGCGGCCTCTCAGGTTGCCGAGCGCTATGGCGTTCAGGCTCTGGTGACCGGCGAAGCGCTGGGCCAGGTGTCCAGCCAGACGCTGACCAACCTTCGCCTGATCGATAACGTTTCCGATACGCTGATCCTGCGTCCGCTTATCTCTCACGATAAAGAGCACATCATCGATCTGGCGCGCGAAATCGGTACCGCTGATTTTGCCCGCACCATGCCGGAATACTGCGGCGTTATCTCGAAAAGCCCAACCGTAAAAGCGGTGAAGGCGAAGATTGAAGAAGAAGAGCAGAAGTTCGACTTCTCTATTCTGGAGCGCGTGGTTGCGGAAGCGACCAATATCGATATCCGCGATATTGCGACCCAGACTCAGCAGGAAGTGGTTGAAGTCGAAACGGTTAAAGCGTTTGGGCCAAACGAGGTACTGCTGGATATTCGTTCCAACGACGAAGTGGACGAGAAACCTTTTGTACAGGAAGGCGTTGAGGTTGTGGCGCTGCCGTTCTACAAGCTGAGCACCAAGTTTGGCGATCTGGACCAGAGCAAAACCTACCTGCTGTGGTGTGAGCGCGGCGTGATGAGCCGCCTGCAGGCGCTGTACCTGAGCGAGCAGGGCTTCAAGAATATTAAGGTGTACCGCCCGTAA
- the nusB gene encoding transcription antitermination factor NusB: MKPAARRRARECAVQALYSWQLSKNDIADVEYQFLAEQDVKDVDVVYFRELLSGVATNSEYLDGLMKPYLSRLLEELGQVEKAVLRIALFELSKRDDVPYKVAINEAIELAKTFGAEDSHKFVNGVLDKAAPAIRPHKK, from the coding sequence GTGAAACCTGCTGCTCGTCGCCGCGCCCGTGAGTGTGCCGTCCAGGCGCTTTACTCCTGGCAGTTGTCTAAAAACGATATCGCTGATGTCGAATACCAGTTCCTGGCGGAACAGGACGTCAAAGACGTTGACGTTGTCTATTTCCGCGAGCTGCTGAGCGGTGTGGCTACCAACAGCGAGTATCTGGATGGGCTGATGAAGCCTTACCTGTCTCGTCTGCTTGAAGAGCTGGGTCAGGTGGAAAAAGCGGTACTGCGCATTGCGCTGTTTGAACTGTCCAAACGTGACGATGTGCCGTACAAAGTGGCCATCAACGAAGCGATTGAACTGGCGAAAACCTTCGGCGCCGAAGACAGCCACAAGTTCGTTAACGGCGTTCTCGACAAAGCCGCTCCCGCTATTCGTCCCCACAAGAAGTAA
- the nrdR gene encoding transcriptional regulator NrdR, with translation MHCPFCFAVDTKVIDSRLVGEGSSVRRRRQCLVCHERFTTFEVAELVMPRVVKSNEVREPFNEDKLRSGILKALEKRPVNSDDVEMAISHIKSHLRATGEREVPSKLIGNLVMEQLKKLDKVAYIRFASVYRSFEDIKEFGEEIARLQD, from the coding sequence ATGCATTGCCCATTCTGTTTCGCCGTGGACACCAAAGTTATTGACTCTCGCCTGGTGGGTGAAGGTTCCTCCGTACGCCGTCGGCGCCAGTGCCTGGTTTGTCACGAACGCTTCACGACTTTTGAGGTTGCGGAGCTGGTGATGCCAAGAGTTGTGAAGAGCAATGAGGTGCGCGAGCCGTTTAACGAAGATAAGCTGCGCAGCGGCATCCTGAAAGCGCTGGAAAAGCGCCCGGTTAACTCTGACGACGTGGAAATGGCGATCAGCCATATTAAGTCGCACCTTCGAGCAACCGGAGAACGTGAAGTCCCGAGTAAACTCATCGGCAACCTGGTGATGGAGCAGCTCAAAAAGCTGGATAAAGTCGCCTATATTCGCTTCGCTTCGGTCTACCGTAGCTTTGAAGATATCAAAGAGTTTGGTGAAGAAATCGCCCGTTTACAGGATTAA
- a CDS encoding aldo/keto reductase, whose translation MQYTPLGTTDLKVSRLCLGCMTFGEPDRGSHAWTLPEESSREIIRHALDKGINFFDTSNNYSDGSSEEILGRALRDFARREDVVVATKVYNKVGDLPQGLSRPQILRSIDDSLKRLGTDYVDLLQIHRWDYDTPIEETLEALNDVVKAGKARYIGASSMRSDQFAQALALQSQAGWARFVTMQDHYNLIYREEELDMLPLCYKEKIAVIPWSPLARGKLTRPWGDTTARSVSDEVGKSLYQTNNENDALIAERLANVAADKGASRAQVALAWLLSKPGIAAPVIGPSRQEQLDDLLGAVDLTLKPQEIAELETLYQRHPVAGYK comes from the coding sequence GTGCAATACACCCCGTTAGGCACCACCGACCTTAAGGTTTCCCGTCTTTGCCTCGGCTGCATGACCTTTGGTGAACCCGATCGCGGCAGCCACGCCTGGACGCTTCCCGAAGAAAGCAGCCGGGAAATCATCCGCCACGCGCTGGATAAAGGGATCAACTTCTTCGATACCTCGAATAATTACTCCGACGGCAGCAGCGAAGAGATCCTGGGCCGTGCGCTGCGTGATTTTGCCCGCCGCGAGGATGTCGTCGTGGCGACTAAGGTTTACAACAAAGTCGGCGATCTCCCTCAGGGCCTCTCCCGCCCACAGATCCTGCGTTCGATTGACGATAGCCTGAAACGCCTCGGCACCGACTATGTCGATCTGCTGCAAATCCACCGCTGGGACTACGACACGCCCATTGAAGAGACGCTTGAGGCGCTTAACGACGTGGTTAAGGCCGGTAAAGCACGCTACATCGGCGCCTCTTCAATGCGCAGCGATCAGTTCGCACAGGCCCTGGCTTTGCAGTCTCAGGCAGGTTGGGCGCGGTTTGTCACCATGCAGGATCATTACAACCTGATTTACCGCGAAGAAGAGTTGGATATGCTGCCGCTGTGCTACAAAGAAAAAATAGCGGTGATCCCCTGGAGCCCGCTCGCGCGCGGCAAGCTGACCCGCCCGTGGGGCGATACCACGGCAAGATCTGTTTCAGATGAAGTTGGGAAGTCTCTATACCAGACGAATAACGAAAACGACGCGCTTATCGCTGAACGGCTGGCAAACGTCGCGGCCGATAAAGGCGCCTCACGCGCGCAGGTAGCGCTGGCATGGCTGCTCAGCAAACCGGGTATCGCCGCGCCCGTTATCGGCCCATCAAGGCAGGAGCAGCTGGATGATTTACTGGGTGCCGTAGATTTAACGCTGAAGCCGCAGGAGATTGCCGAGCTGGAGACGCTTTATCAGCGCCATCCCGTGGCGGGATATAAATAA
- the ribD gene encoding bifunctional diaminohydroxyphosphoribosylaminopyrimidine deaminase/5-amino-6-(5-phosphoribosylamino)uracil reductase RibD, with amino-acid sequence MSLDEQFMARALELAKRGRFTTAPNPNVGCVIVKDGEIVGEGFHLRAGEPHAEVHALRMAGEQARGATAYVTLEPCSHHGRTPPCCDALIAAGVSRVVAAMQDPNPQVAGRGLYRLQQAGIEVSHGLMMNEAEALNRGFLKRMRTGFPFIQLKLGASLDGRTAMASGESQWITSPQARRDVQRQRAQSAAILSSSATVLADNPSLTVRWDELDSASQAIYAQQDLRQPVRIVVDRQNRVTPQHQIIANPGQTWLARCHADEQHWPENVEQLLVPEHNGHLDLVVLMMQLGKRQVNSVWVEAGATLAGALLQAGLVDELIVYVAPKLLGNDARGLCELPGLEKLADVPEFSFSEVRQVGPDLCLHLTPVYGRQ; translated from the coding sequence ATGTCCCTTGATGAACAGTTTATGGCTCGTGCGCTGGAGCTGGCGAAGCGCGGACGTTTTACCACGGCACCGAACCCGAATGTCGGCTGCGTGATTGTCAAAGACGGCGAAATTGTCGGGGAAGGTTTTCATTTGCGCGCCGGTGAACCTCACGCGGAAGTACACGCTTTGCGTATGGCTGGCGAGCAGGCGCGAGGCGCGACGGCCTATGTAACGCTCGAACCTTGTAGCCACCATGGCCGCACGCCACCGTGCTGCGACGCCTTAATTGCCGCAGGCGTATCTCGCGTTGTTGCCGCCATGCAGGACCCGAATCCGCAGGTTGCCGGGCGTGGCCTCTATCGCCTGCAGCAGGCTGGCATCGAAGTCAGCCATGGCTTAATGATGAACGAGGCCGAAGCCCTGAACCGTGGTTTCCTCAAGCGTATGCGCACCGGTTTCCCGTTTATCCAGCTTAAACTCGGCGCTTCGCTGGACGGACGTACCGCAATGGCGAGCGGGGAGAGTCAGTGGATTACTTCTCCTCAGGCGCGTCGCGACGTTCAGCGTCAGCGCGCACAAAGTGCCGCTATCCTCTCAAGCAGCGCCACCGTGCTGGCGGATAACCCGTCATTAACGGTACGTTGGGATGAACTGGATAGCGCCAGCCAGGCGATTTATGCTCAACAGGATTTGCGCCAGCCTGTTCGCATCGTGGTTGATCGCCAAAACCGCGTGACGCCGCAGCATCAAATTATCGCTAACCCTGGGCAAACGTGGCTTGCCCGCTGCCATGCCGATGAACAACATTGGCCGGAAAACGTCGAACAGCTGTTGGTTCCGGAACATAACGGCCATCTTGATTTGGTGGTGCTAATGATGCAGCTTGGCAAACGCCAGGTGAATTCTGTCTGGGTTGAGGCGGGGGCAACGCTTGCCGGTGCGCTGCTGCAGGCAGGCCTGGTGGATGAGCTTATTGTCTACGTCGCGCCAAAACTATTAGGCAATGATGCCCGCGGATTGTGCGAGCTTCCTGGCCTTGAAAAACTTGCTGATGTACCGGAGTTTAGCTTTAGCGAAGTCCGGCAGGTTGGCCCTGATTTGTGTCTGCACCTGACGCCCGTTTACGGACGCCAGTAA
- the ribE gene encoding 6,7-dimethyl-8-ribityllumazine synthase yields the protein MNIIEAAVATPDARVAITIARFNNFINDSLLEGAIDALKRIGQVKDENITVVWVPGAYELPLAADALAKTGKYDAVIALGTVIRGGTAHFEYVAGGASNGLLSVGQDNGIPVAFGVLTTESIEQAIERAGTKAGNKGAEAALTALEMINVLKAIKA from the coding sequence ATGAACATTATTGAAGCTGCCGTTGCTACTCCTGACGCTCGCGTCGCCATCACCATCGCGCGTTTTAACAACTTCATCAATGACAGCCTGCTGGAAGGTGCTATCGACGCCCTGAAACGCATCGGCCAGGTGAAAGACGAAAACATCACCGTAGTTTGGGTGCCGGGCGCTTACGAGCTGCCACTGGCCGCTGATGCGCTGGCGAAAACCGGTAAATACGATGCGGTTATCGCGCTGGGTACCGTGATTCGCGGAGGCACTGCGCACTTCGAATACGTTGCCGGCGGTGCCAGCAACGGTCTGTTAAGCGTAGGCCAGGACAACGGCATTCCCGTTGCCTTCGGCGTGCTGACCACTGAAAGCATTGAACAAGCCATCGAACGCGCTGGCACCAAAGCCGGTAACAAAGGTGCAGAAGCTGCACTGACCGCGCTTGAAATGATTAATGTATTGAAAGCCATTAAGGCCTGA
- a CDS encoding DUF3251 domain-containing protein: MTKTYLRIILVSSLMSLTACAQQTEVRQMRSQIGSLNQEMTKLSQQTVKLTQQNALNAKSTSGVYLLPGSNTAARLNSQIGNLKMSLTNISAEANGTRATLLIQGESNDPLPAFSGKVEWGQIQGTTDSFQEVNVQTQQIDAPASILAPSDVSIPLRLSGITPEQLGFVRIHDIQPVSAAQPAPAR, encoded by the coding sequence ATGACAAAGACTTACTTAAGAATTATCCTGGTTTCAAGCCTGATGAGCCTCACCGCCTGCGCCCAGCAAACCGAAGTGCGTCAGATGCGCAGCCAGATTGGCTCGCTAAATCAGGAGATGACGAAACTCAGCCAGCAAACGGTGAAGCTTACCCAGCAAAACGCCCTGAACGCGAAGTCCACCAGCGGCGTTTATCTGCTGCCAGGTTCAAACACGGCGGCTCGCCTGAACAGCCAGATTGGTAACCTGAAAATGTCGCTGACCAATATCTCGGCAGAAGCTAACGGCACCCGCGCCACGCTGCTGATCCAGGGTGAATCTAACGATCCGTTACCGGCCTTTAGCGGAAAAGTAGAATGGGGCCAGATCCAGGGCACCACGGACAGCTTCCAGGAAGTTAACGTGCAGACTCAGCAAATAGACGCCCCGGCCAGCATTCTTGCACCCAGCGATGTGTCGATTCCGCTGCGCCTGTCCGGAATTACGCCTGAGCAGTTAGGTTTTGTACGCATTCACGATATTCAGCCGGTTTCTGCCGCACAGCCAGCGCCAGCCCGGTAG
- the thiL gene encoding thiamine-phosphate kinase, with product MACGEFSLIARYFDRVTSSRRDVEAGIGDDCALLSVPEKQLLAISTDTLVSGNHFLPDIDPRDLGYKALAVNLSDLAAMGADPAWLTLAITLPEVDDAWLAAFSDSLFEQLDYYDMQLIGGDTTRGPLSLTLGIHGMIPAGRALKRSGAKAGDWIYVTGTPGDSAAGLAILQERLQVANAQHADYLLKRHLRPMPRVLHGQALRDLANSAIDLSDGLISDLGHILKASSCGARIDLDLLPYSEALREHVEPEQALKWAMSGGEDYELCFTVPELNRGALEVAIGNLGVPYTCIGQIISASEGLQFTREGKPVTLEMQGYDHFS from the coding sequence ATGGCATGCGGTGAGTTTTCCCTGATTGCCCGTTACTTCGATCGCGTAACAAGTTCCCGTCGTGATGTGGAAGCCGGTATCGGCGACGATTGTGCGTTGCTGTCGGTACCCGAAAAACAGCTGCTGGCTATCAGCACCGATACGCTGGTCAGCGGCAATCACTTCCTGCCGGATATCGATCCGCGCGATTTGGGCTACAAAGCACTGGCGGTGAATTTAAGCGATCTGGCCGCCATGGGCGCAGATCCGGCCTGGCTTACGCTTGCAATAACGCTCCCTGAAGTGGATGACGCGTGGCTTGCAGCGTTCAGCGATAGCCTGTTTGAGCAGCTGGATTATTACGATATGCAGCTGATTGGCGGCGATACAACCCGTGGCCCACTTTCCCTGACGTTGGGCATCCACGGCATGATCCCTGCTGGTCGGGCGCTTAAGCGGAGCGGTGCAAAAGCCGGAGACTGGATTTATGTCACCGGTACGCCGGGTGACAGCGCGGCTGGCCTGGCGATCCTGCAGGAACGACTGCAGGTAGCGAACGCGCAGCATGCGGATTACCTGCTCAAGCGGCATCTGCGGCCAATGCCGCGCGTTTTACACGGCCAGGCGCTGCGCGATCTGGCCAACAGCGCTATCGATCTTTCAGATGGCCTGATTTCCGACCTCGGCCATATCCTGAAGGCCAGCAGCTGCGGGGCACGTATCGATCTTGATTTGCTGCCTTACTCCGAAGCGTTGCGTGAGCACGTAGAGCCGGAACAGGCGCTGAAATGGGCGATGTCAGGCGGTGAGGACTATGAGCTGTGCTTCACCGTGCCGGAGCTAAATCGCGGGGCGCTGGAAGTGGCTATCGGTAACCTGGGCGTGCCTTATACCTGTATTGGGCAGATTATTTCTGCGTCTGAAGGGCTGCAGTTTACCCGAGAAGGTAAGCCTGTGACGCTTGAGATGCAGGGTTACGACCACTTTTCTTAG